A stretch of the Polaribacter pacificus genome encodes the following:
- the tsaE gene encoding tRNA (adenosine(37)-N6)-threonylcarbamoyltransferase complex ATPase subunit type 1 TsaE, giving the protein MKRDYNLTELKSVAKELIDKSSSKTLLFFGAMGVGKTTLIKELCKELGIQDVANSPTFSLVNEYRTKADELVYHFDFYRIEDETEAYDMGIEEYFYSNAWCFVEWPEHIENLLPLDAAEVHIEMLENGLRSIQLKNKA; this is encoded by the coding sequence ATGAAAAGAGATTACAACCTCACTGAACTTAAAAGTGTTGCTAAGGAGCTTATAGACAAGAGCTCTTCAAAAACCCTGTTGTTCTTTGGTGCTATGGGTGTAGGAAAAACCACCCTCATTAAAGAACTCTGTAAAGAACTAGGCATACAAGATGTGGCCAACTCCCCTACTTTTTCTTTGGTAAATGAATACAGAACAAAAGCTGATGAATTAGTCTATCATTTTGATTTTTATAGAATTGAAGACGAAACTGAGGCCTATGACATGGGAATCGAAGAATATTTTTATAGCAATGCCTGGTGTTTTGTAGAATGGCCAGAACATATTGAAAATTTACTACCTTTAGATGCTGCCGAAGTTCATATAGAGATGTTGGAAAATGGTTTGCGCAGTATTCAATTAAAAAACAAAGCATGA
- a CDS encoding alanine dehydrogenase, which produces MSHYSPFSKADLLPQEEMLEIKKQKGELLIGLPKETFTEEKRVCLTPDAVGALVAHGHRVVVETGAGNNANFTDSEYSEAGAKISYDPKEAFGCNIILKVAPPTENEIEYINPQSVLISALQLKTQTKKYFECLAKKRITAVAFDYIKDEHGVYPIVKSLSEIAGTAAILIAGELMSGVSKGNGLLFGNIGGVAPTDVVILGAGTVGEYAARSAIGMGARVKVFDNSITKLRKLQHALNMPIYTSTIQPKTLSKALMRCDVAIGAIRGKNRSPVIVSEEMIEQMKEGAVIVDVSIDRGGCFESSMLTSHSKPTFQKHGVIHYCVPNIPSRYARTASVSISNIFTPYLLEIAEEGGFENAARFDKTLRNGMYFYHGILTNRTVADWFDLPFRDINLLII; this is translated from the coding sequence ATGAGTCATTATTCACCATTTAGTAAAGCAGATCTTTTACCTCAAGAAGAAATGCTCGAAATTAAAAAGCAAAAAGGAGAGCTTCTGATAGGACTTCCTAAAGAAACTTTTACAGAAGAAAAAAGAGTTTGCTTAACCCCAGATGCCGTTGGGGCCTTGGTTGCTCATGGACATCGAGTGGTCGTTGAGACTGGAGCAGGAAACAACGCCAATTTTACCGATAGTGAATACTCTGAAGCTGGTGCAAAGATTAGCTATGATCCAAAAGAAGCTTTTGGTTGTAATATTATACTTAAAGTAGCACCTCCAACCGAAAATGAAATTGAGTATATCAATCCTCAAAGTGTTTTAATTTCTGCATTGCAATTAAAAACTCAAACTAAAAAGTATTTTGAGTGCCTTGCCAAAAAAAGAATTACTGCCGTTGCTTTTGATTATATTAAAGATGAGCACGGTGTGTACCCAATAGTAAAATCTCTAAGTGAAATAGCAGGAACTGCCGCTATTTTAATTGCTGGTGAATTAATGAGTGGTGTTAGTAAAGGAAATGGTTTGTTGTTTGGTAATATTGGGGGTGTCGCACCTACTGATGTTGTTATCTTAGGAGCAGGAACCGTTGGAGAGTACGCAGCTCGTTCTGCCATTGGTATGGGTGCACGAGTTAAAGTTTTTGACAACTCTATTACCAAATTAAGAAAATTACAGCATGCTTTAAACATGCCTATTTATACGTCTACCATACAACCAAAAACACTTTCTAAAGCACTTATGCGCTGTGATGTTGCTATCGGTGCTATTCGAGGAAAAAATCGTTCTCCTGTCATTGTATCAGAAGAAATGATTGAGCAAATGAAAGAAGGAGCTGTAATTGTTGATGTAAGCATTGATAGAGGTGGTTGTTTTGAAAGTTCTATGCTAACTTCACATAGCAAACCTACTTTTCAAAAACATGGCGTAATTCATTATTGTGTGCCAAATATTCCATCGAGATACGCTAGAACAGCATCTGTATCAATCAGTAATATTTTTACCCCTTACCTATTGGAAATTGCAGAAGAAGGTGGTTTTGAAAATGCTGCTAGATTTGATAAAACACTTAGAAATGGCATGTATTTTTATCATGGGATACTGACAAACAGAACAGTAGCAGATTGGTTTGATTTGCCTTTTAGAGATATCAACTTATTGATTATTTAA
- a CDS encoding DUF4258 domain-containing protein yields the protein MVWFKRVWYYLIGFTLGSIVVYFIWTGKEVSFDYGPDARTLKTIRIREKIYSDDANQTLKLNRLDTTAINYILQNGDVNFSKSDQRAKPCATYYIEGEFQDKLIDLIIVRCDSTSTIEKVLVK from the coding sequence ATGGTTTGGTTTAAACGAGTTTGGTATTATTTAATTGGATTTACTTTAGGTAGTATTGTTGTCTATTTTATTTGGACAGGTAAGGAAGTCTCTTTTGATTATGGTCCAGATGCAAGAACTCTTAAAACAATCAGAATACGTGAAAAAATCTACTCTGATGATGCAAACCAAACACTTAAACTCAATCGCTTAGACACCACTGCAATAAATTATATTCTACAGAATGGAGATGTTAATTTTAGCAAAAGTGATCAACGAGCAAAACCTTGCGCAACTTATTATATAGAAGGTGAATTTCAAGATAAATTAATTGATTTGATTATCGTTCGCTGTGATTCTACTTCAACAATTGAAAAAGTGTTGGTAAAATAA